The following proteins come from a genomic window of Marispirochaeta sp.:
- a CDS encoding metallophosphoesterase — protein sequence MNILHLSDFHYQDSNSSIYRKYFNSIVAELKQEKIDLLVFTGDLVDKKCCELQVAYDYLKKELIDNIDDVYTVFACGNHDIDRKQVSSIFKSYISDLDSDELVGEFIVNNDNDDFTSNTKHIEDYRNFVQNNTPEHDSMHRLVDIYKLENNEDLSISIVSYNLSWLAYNENNYGALWFPEKILDKVIESVKSSDFKILITHQPLRFVHPNNYKQLTRKVFSNFDCIFTGHTHQEDMNTIISSSGGILSCNANNISNVHSVSYPVGFTFININLDNYKAKYKSYEYIKTIEKMKCIVEDVIDIPIDKEKKQRISINNNLISKCELLIEESNRKFIPSFKDNINFLDIFTSPTIKKEKTSQDIELEEDKIKTYDSIEYKDLFNDKSLLISGKNKSGKTALLYKMCIDYIYRFQLYGTVPVYLDLQEYYRGSTIYNNLRSIIRSYYNLSNTEVNFLLENYKILLLMDNYDENLDIVNGVIFDSIVASENVRFVLTVQAQNLENAYNTNIAVDEVYYIHDINKKKIREITEKWPTIKNYKKNEIVEKVTIIFKQLNIHFNFWTVSLFLWIFEKTGSVNLHNNVELIDLYIENLLEKSNLVLSLKSQTFSYENYREYLSEIAYFLYKNKIKEGYVCSLTELLKVFDVFTNDNIRIVADAKEIIDYILEKGIIVKKDVDQYTFRLNGVFEYFLARYMLKSEAFKSEIVSNSSTFLSFKNELEIYSGFNRSDENLLIQLYFNCVNAQKLLIEKSRKFSEIQLDVPDEGVKLITELQEVIEEIKDEIKPLSYEEQDSLDEVIGGGSEINSQIKPKLTYVIDEIDAELYLRHLSILSRVFRNLDKINDSKTINEILDFIVTQTCYSIVYVLDELIVKVKKDLGSADTIENIIDFFKSFSPIFVHTFLFDELAHPTLEKLIRIKIDELRNDIENNQFLLFIYYFMIIEFDPLKYHDLIEDIVNSVKSKSLLYSIFTKVLMYVAFKCNGNKKLEMKLHKDLETLYKMLFPKKKSSAKENVNKIFDQLKLVGTD from the coding sequence ATGAATATTTTGCATTTGTCTGATTTTCATTACCAAGATAGTAACAGTTCAATTTATCGAAAGTACTTCAATTCCATTGTAGCCGAATTAAAACAAGAAAAAATTGATCTTTTGGTATTCACAGGTGATCTTGTTGATAAAAAATGCTGTGAGTTACAGGTAGCTTATGATTATCTCAAAAAAGAGCTAATTGACAACATAGATGATGTTTATACAGTTTTCGCGTGTGGGAATCATGATATTGATAGGAAGCAAGTCTCTAGTATATTTAAAAGTTATATTTCTGACTTAGATTCTGATGAATTAGTAGGAGAATTCATTGTCAACAATGACAATGATGATTTTACGAGTAATACGAAACATATCGAAGATTATCGCAATTTTGTTCAAAACAATACACCAGAACATGACTCAATGCATCGCTTAGTCGATATCTATAAGTTAGAAAATAACGAAGATTTATCAATAAGTATTGTGTCGTATAATCTATCCTGGTTAGCATATAACGAGAACAATTATGGGGCTCTGTGGTTTCCTGAAAAAATTCTCGATAAAGTGATTGAAAGTGTGAAATCCTCAGATTTTAAGATTCTTATAACACATCAACCACTACGATTTGTCCATCCAAATAACTATAAACAATTAACAAGGAAGGTATTTTCAAATTTTGATTGTATCTTTACTGGACATACACATCAAGAAGATATGAATACAATAATTAGCTCCTCTGGCGGTATACTAAGTTGTAATGCAAATAATATATCGAATGTACATTCTGTATCCTATCCGGTTGGATTTACTTTCATTAATATAAATCTCGACAATTATAAAGCAAAATATAAGAGTTATGAATACATAAAAACAATAGAAAAAATGAAATGTATAGTCGAGGATGTAATTGATATTCCCATTGACAAAGAAAAAAAACAGAGGATTAGTATAAATAATAACTTGATTTCTAAATGTGAACTATTGATAGAAGAGTCAAATCGAAAATTTATACCTTCTTTCAAAGATAATATTAATTTCTTAGATATTTTTACTTCACCAACGATAAAAAAGGAAAAAACTAGTCAGGACATAGAATTAGAAGAAGATAAAATAAAAACATACGATAGTATTGAATACAAGGATTTATTTAATGACAAAAGCTTATTGATTTCAGGAAAGAACAAATCTGGGAAAACTGCCTTACTTTACAAGATGTGTATTGATTATATCTATAGATTCCAATTATATGGGACTGTTCCTGTTTATTTAGACCTGCAAGAATATTATCGAGGCTCTACAATATATAATAACTTGAGATCCATAATACGAAGTTATTACAATCTATCAAATACAGAGGTTAATTTTCTATTAGAGAACTATAAGATTCTACTGTTAATGGATAATTACGATGAAAATCTTGATATTGTCAATGGAGTAATCTTCGATTCAATAGTAGCGAGCGAAAACGTCCGCTTTGTGCTTACGGTTCAAGCACAAAATTTAGAAAATGCGTATAATACTAATATTGCCGTAGACGAGGTATATTATATACATGATATAAACAAGAAAAAAATTAGAGAGATAACAGAAAAATGGCCTACTATTAAAAACTATAAGAAAAACGAAATTGTAGAGAAAGTAACCATTATCTTTAAGCAATTAAACATTCATTTTAATTTCTGGACTGTTTCGCTATTTCTTTGGATTTTTGAAAAAACTGGTTCTGTTAATTTGCATAACAATGTTGAGCTGATAGATCTATATATTGAAAATCTACTTGAAAAATCAAACTTAGTATTGTCATTGAAGAGTCAAACATTTTCATATGAAAACTATAGAGAGTATCTGTCGGAGATAGCTTATTTTTTATATAAGAACAAAATAAAAGAAGGATATGTATGCTCTTTGACAGAGTTACTTAAAGTATTTGATGTATTCACTAATGACAACATTAGAATAGTGGCTGATGCAAAAGAAATAATCGATTACATTTTAGAAAAAGGAATAATTGTAAAAAAAGATGTGGATCAATATACTTTCCGACTGAATGGTGTTTTCGAATATTTCTTAGCAAGGTATATGCTCAAATCAGAAGCATTTAAATCCGAAATAGTAAGTAATAGTAGTACTTTTCTGTCCTTTAAGAATGAACTGGAAATATATTCTGGTTTTAACCGATCCGATGAGAATTTATTAATTCAGTTATATTTTAATTGTGTAAATGCACAAAAATTGTTAATAGAAAAGTCTCGAAAATTTTCCGAGATTCAGTTAGATGTCCCAGATGAAGGTGTTAAATTGATAACTGAATTACAGGAAGTAATTGAGGAAATTAAAGACGAGATTAAGCCTTTATCTTATGAAGAGCAGGACAGTTTAGATGAAGTAATAGGAGGAGGCTCAGAAATTAATTCACAAATAAAGCCAAAGTTGACTTATGTAATCGATGAAATAGATGCCGAGCTATACTTGCGTCATCTGTCCATATTGAGTAGAGTTTTCAGGAATTTAGATAAAATAAATGATTCTAAAACAATAAACGAAATCTTAGATTTTATTGTAACGCAGACATGTTATTCAATTGTCTATGTCTTAGATGAGTTGATAGTTAAAGTAAAGAAAGATTTAGGAAGTGCAGATACAATCGAGAATATAATTGATTTCTTTAAATCATTTTCTCCTATCTTTGTTCATACTTTTCTTTTTGATGAGTTGGCTCATCCAACACTTGAGAAACTAATTAGGATAAAAATCGATGAACTTAGAAATGATATTGAAAATAATCAATTCTTGTTGTTTATTTACTACTTCATGATAATAGAATTTGATCCATTAAAGTATCATGATCTTATAGAAGACATCGTAAATTCTGTGAAGAGCAAAAGCTTGTTGTATTCAATTTTTACAAAAGTATTAATGTATGTTGCTTTTAAATGTAATGGGAACAAAAAACTGGAAATGAAATTACATAAAGATTTAGAAACTTTGTACAAGATGTTGTTTCCGAAGAAAAAAAGTAGCGCAAAAGAGAATGTTAACAAAATATTTGATCAACTAAAATTAGTTGGCACTGATTAG
- a CDS encoding transposase, translating into MVPGGAFSSDDHSRHPCRKAFYLPVRVAAKLVKHRMYTALKRNGLLSSVDAAAWSQDWNVNAQPAGSGERSIRYLASYVFRTAISDSRIVAIEDNHILFCYTDSATGAEKLLRLQAFEFIRRFLQHVLPSGFMKIRYYGFLHPSSSIPVALAILLLEARAGIPSRRRTKRLSPVSNQNRRCCICDGAISYLFISPPGHAGIPPSGFT; encoded by the coding sequence ATCGTTCCCGGTGGTGCTTTCTCTTCAGACGATCATAGCCGGCACCCCTGCCGGAAGGCATTCTATCTTCCCGTCCGCGTAGCAGCTAAACTGGTGAAACACCGGATGTACACGGCCCTGAAGCGAAACGGGCTGCTGTCATCTGTCGATGCCGCAGCCTGGAGCCAGGATTGGAACGTCAACGCCCAACCAGCCGGAAGCGGGGAACGAAGTATTCGCTACCTCGCTTCCTACGTTTTTCGTACCGCTATTTCCGACAGCCGGATTGTCGCCATCGAGGACAACCACATCCTCTTTTGCTACACTGATTCAGCCACTGGGGCTGAGAAGCTGCTGCGCCTTCAGGCTTTTGAGTTTATCAGGCGATTCCTCCAGCATGTGCTCCCTTCAGGATTCATGAAGATCCGCTACTATGGATTCCTGCATCCATCGTCTTCCATTCCCGTAGCCCTGGCCATTCTCCTCCTCGAGGCACGAGCAGGCATCCCATCCCGGAGGAGAACGAAACGTCTGTCTCCTGTATCCAATCAGAACCGCCGCTGTTGTATATGCGACGGAGCCATCTCTTATCTTTTTATCAGTCCTCCGGGACATGCCGGGATTCCACCATCAGGGTTTACGTAA
- a CDS encoding site-specific integrase, with protein MTKENHDWYAKMVRKLRINGKSSRTQQAYTRAVRQLTAHCRKNPEAISEQELEDYFLFRRNESQWAPKTLNLSYCAVRFYYLHVCHREWKLLSILKAQKEERLPHIPFRKTIHHIFSCVTTFHNFVFFATVYSCGLRLQEALHIQPAAHLSRPGEGTYRRNNRNNPDESGQCARGARPRSEESRNLTPYLHPYPPAQLCHSSP; from the coding sequence ATGACAAAAGAAAACCACGATTGGTACGCAAAAATGGTCCGCAAGCTCCGGATCAACGGCAAGAGCAGCAGAACACAACAGGCCTACACGCGAGCTGTCCGGCAACTGACCGCTCACTGCCGGAAAAACCCTGAAGCGATCAGCGAACAGGAACTGGAAGACTACTTCCTCTTTCGCAGGAATGAGAGTCAGTGGGCCCCCAAGACTCTCAATCTCTCGTATTGCGCTGTCAGGTTCTACTATCTCCACGTGTGTCACCGCGAATGGAAACTCCTTTCCATCCTCAAAGCTCAAAAAGAGGAGCGTCTGCCGCACATCCCGTTCCGAAAGACGATCCATCACATCTTCTCCTGCGTCACCACCTTCCACAACTTTGTTTTCTTCGCCACCGTCTACTCCTGCGGGCTTCGCCTGCAGGAAGCATTACACATCCAACCGGCAGCTCATCTTTCCCGCCCTGGGGAGGGGACATACCGGAGGAACAACCGCAACAACCCCGATGAATCGGGCCAGTGTGCAAGGGGCGCTCGCCCGCGCAGTGAAGAAAGCCGGAATCTCACACCATATCTCCATCCATACCCTCCGGCACAGCTATGCCACTCATCTCCTTGA